Below is a genomic region from Euwallacea similis isolate ESF13 chromosome 32, ESF131.1, whole genome shotgun sequence.
ttttttaaataatttttataattacaattaaatgGTACTTGAGAAAAAACATTGGTTTCATTGAAGAACTAAATTGCAACTCCAGTTGTTTCCAGAGTTTTCTCATACTGAGTTACCTACCTAGTTGCACCCTACTGGATTACCTGAAAATTAAGCAGAGATTTTGAGGCTTATAGGGGACATTTGAGTTCATCCTTTAAGGTAACTAAGCAACCGAATTACAACTCTAATAgtttccagaatttttcaaaatcaattgatataaaaattaactctTCTGACTTTTTGTGCACCTTCCATGTTCAATCCTCTATCCCTTtggtataaataaaaattgggtGCCAATTTTTATACTCATAGTGGGTATTTGACGCCCTTCTTCTCGAATTCAACATCAAACGCCTCTGTTCCAGTaatagataaattaaaaaagaagaaaacagtttttggcACCATTGATCTTTTATATATCTTTATTTCTTGACAAATTGGCGAGATAACCTTTAATATAAGTTCTCCGACCTGTCGTTTAAGGTGTAGATTCGGATAAATTCGGATTTCTTCCGTATCAAATCTGGCCGCAAAAGAGTGGTTTggagttaataaataaagggCATTGTCTCTTGCAGCCCTGGCCTGGCTACATTGAATTTCTTTGAGTTCCGgcttaatttttcaagtaaaagaaaGGCCTAATTACCGTTTTGACGCGCGGCCCACCATAAGTGAGAACAAAAGaaaggttaaaaataaattaactccCCAGACAGATTTTTAACCACCCACGCTGTCGCTGATTCTCTATTGTGTTTCCAGGGAGAAATTTATTGCCAATATTCCGGGCGTAGCGAAAATAACTCACACTAGTCCGGCAGCCCTTTCATTCCATTCATTCGCCTATAAATTgctcaaattcaatttcattccAGATACAGAGAATCAAACGACGTCCTACAAATCAGAGAAGTTATTGTCCTGCCGGAAATAAGTTCGGATATACAAGAGGTTCAGTGGTATGCGGTCACGCCAGCCCGCAGGATTACGTCGGTGAGAGTGCTAAATTTCGGTAGGGAAAGGGCCTACACCCTCAGAATAGATGTGGCGGGAAATGAGGCTCAAGCTATTTTGAGAATCCCTCCCAACTACGATCCGAGAATTATGATTGAAGCCTATGGATTTTGACACCCGGAGATGACGAGATTCCTGTTAACACCTCTccaaaataattgataaatataCAATTTCCTTTTGGTTCCCTACTGagatattaacaaattttcccCTTCCTGCAAGTATATTTTCTTAGGTGCTCAAAATTGGTTTATATACaccactatttttttaaatttgaaaatgttgctGTTGAAACTACTTAGGGcaacaatttttcaagattttctttttctatcatatttttctttttccaaacGTTCTCCATTGCTCCATCAGTATGCCtctgtttctttaaaaaaacaaacttgtCATTGTGCAATATATACCCTACAtctgatagattttaaaatataagatTCATTAGAATAGAACGTCTTCTTGAAGAGCTACAAAATTTACCTTCGTTCAGGAGGATTCATTCTTCCTCAACTCCACTCAATCaggaaattttgttaaatatgcCCAATATCTTGGCAGAAAAGTCGAATGACTCAACTCGAAACTAATACCTTAAGAACTTGGGATTTTCACAAATTCCCAAATTCAAAAAGAGTTAATCAAATGTAACTTATTTAATTAGCAAGAAAGTTGTAAAAGAGTAATTAGCAGAAGAGACTTCGCCGAGAGAAGGTGAAAGGGTTGTTATTTTTCTCCTTCAGGGTTGGGGCGGTCTTGTTTTAGGGTAATCAGCCTGGAAAAGGATCTCTTAAGCAGCGGCATTAACTTCTCGCCATCAGGACTTTGTTTGGAAGCTTATAAATTGGATGAAGGCCCCGATAAGAAAGTTTGAGGCTGATGAAACAATGTTAGTTTTAGAGCTCCAATAAAAGGAAATCCGTGACAGAAAGTAATATATAAAATGCTTAAGTCATTTTCGCATTGTTCACACAATTTGATAGAATTTGTTGATAATAGAgtaattttagtaaataaactGACATGCAATAGCACAATTAGTCTTTCCTATTGTTCGCACCTTTCGAGGTACatttggaaaagttttaatcGTTGCCTAACAAGTCAttctaaatggaaaaaagtacTGATACTACAGTGACGGATCTAGGGATAAGTAAGCCTTAAAATACAGCACCGAAATGCCTAGCTGTAATCCGCCACTAACTTTCTCAAAATCagtaaatcataaaaaagaCGATTTTTATAAAGTACGTAAGATAATTACAtgaattttgcttaaaagaACCCTATCTGACTATCAGTGGTGGATCTACCCATAGGTTCATCCCTGTACGTAGTATAAAATTGTCTAATTATATATTCGACACTCACTTTACCAgcattgaaaaaatcataaaaagaGAGAATATTAATGATATTCAACACAAAATATTAACTCATAACGTTAAAATATAAGGTAAGAAAAgagcaagaaaaaattatattcaccATAATATCAAGAAGGTttgatgtaataaaaaaatttaatttatcattttttaaatatttacctatcctaaattggtcgatttaaatgaaaatgaaataaataacaaaccAGAACAGCACTGGAACATACATTCCTATATGCAAAATGTACAGGATAGAGACTGTGTTCTGCATATATTAAGTTCGTAACAATCaatcaaaagaagcttttcATTACAATAAAGCAGCATTTTTAACTTGTTTTTTAACCAACTTCACCCCCATATACATCATTAAACAAAACGTGAAAGTTTTCCTTAGCCGGCAAAATTTTCTGCTAAATCACAAGGTTCATAAATCATAGGCAATTAGCAAAGGCatttcatttttcctatttcactgttaatggaattttgaatGAGTCTTAATTATATTTCACCTCGTGCATATTTAATAATGTCACTTTTGATTTGGAAACAATTCAAATATACTGCATTTTTAGCGCTCTCTGTTAATATTGAATTAGGGTACATGTAATAATAACGCCGCAGACCCGAGTTTGCggtattataataattaagtttttccgAGTTTAAGCTCTTTGGAAAAGTTTGTAAACCTTTCACGCAACCCCCTAAAAGTTTACTCTTTGAGAGGCCTAATTTGCATGACGGAGCACGCAAGTTTAAAGTCTGTAAATAACCAAATTCTTGAAGTCAAATTTTGCGGCTTGTCGATAATTGCCTTAAATAATTGTTGGTAAAGTCccctaataaaacattattcggaaatgttaaaaaattatactcaACGAATGCTAATTTCGAGGATCAGCAGAAAACAAGTACACATTTTAGCAAACGATGCCAGGCACTGCTTGACGGAACGTAAACGGATTTGAATAATGCATAACAAATTAGGGATTTGTTTCCAAATAcgggaatttgaaaattggttatttttgttaatCCCCAAGGACCTAATATTCCATCGTGCCATGCTAATTTTAAGCCGCCACTTTCAAGTTCTACTTATCCACCCCTGACATCAAGGTTTGAAAGGTTTAGGAGGGTTTACGtccttttaaaatgtttaatctgAGAAATTTCAcgtttaaaattactaataaaaatcCCATTTTAAAACTGGTAcctcaaaaaaatcttaaagaaTCACGTCTGATTGCCTGTGCACAAATGTAAGCTCAGTCTGGTATACGAGGACGGATTCACAAATTGTATCGCAATTTAGGGCTTATTATTTGAACCGTTAACTgggattttaaaataagcgaAATCGTGTCAAATCTTCGTTTTGTCCGAGTTCCTTGGGTTTCATCTATTCGACTTTTTCCAATGTTTCGTCGGGAAAATGCACTACATGCGAACGTGCGAAACAGCTCTTGTACTGTGTGGATATATGGCAGTCCCGCTGAGTGTTGTGTGcgacaaaattatattcataTTGAAGTAAATGAAGTGCTATAAGTATTAATTAACTTCATGAATTTccatgaatattaattttatggcTCAATTATTTTTCGTTACAGTTGCGCCTATGTGTGCAGTCACTAACGATTTAGCGACGGTTCTAAGGATgctttatttcatattttttgcgCAACTTTTTAACACTTATAAAGCACATTCATGACTCTCATGAtgaaaaaaatcgataaatGGCAAAGTGCACTCTTactagaaaattcaattttccgaAACTTCCTCGTTCAATTAGGTCAAGCAAAACAAAGCTCACCGAAACTGCAACGTTAAATGACATTTAATATAGGAATTTATTCCGAAACATCCCTCTTAATCCCTCTGTGAGCCATCCATAATCTACCAGGGCAATTTGCTGTCATCCATCTGGGAGGTAAATTCCGGACCGCAGTCGTAGGTCGCGTCAGACGAGGGCTGCGGACAATGACAAACTAGTCCacaaaagtattatttattgtgtGAGACAATATTTCCTAATTTACAAAACCCATTTACTTGGGTCCCAATTCAATAATTAGACTAATTATTGCTTTCGTTCCTACAATGATCCTTTTCGCCGGGGACTGAAATAAGCTTAACAAAATACGAGCGGtgacaaatattaattattattccgACAGGATTTTGTGAGATGGAACAATATAATTGTGAAACCATTAAATTCGACAGAAGCATCTTTCCTATTTTCATTCCACTCCTGATTAATTcgaatttgaatatttgataCGCATATATTTGCTGCCTTCATTTATCATCGCAAATGGAACTTGAATGGAATGAGCATTTCCAGTGCACGTCTACATGTTTCTACTACTTACATCATtaatttattggttttatttctttaaagtaCCTTAGTAGGTTATTCCAAACAAAGCAGGGCGAATTGGTCCATACACTCTACGTTTTTTGGGCATATTCACACgtcacaataattattattgttagtcTTTTATACATCATACactgaaaaaacatttttttggggACGGAACTTGCACAAACAAATAAGCAACTTAGTCATTTTCAATCAGGACCATTGCTAAATGTTCCATTTTGCATCGAAATAGGGCAGTTTTTGCATCATCGAAACTTCGGGGGTTGCTCGCGTCTATTTGGGGGGTGAATTTTGACAGAATCCCAACCTTGACACAGGCCCGCGCGGAACTGAAATCCAGAGAAATGGTCTATTTGGAGCGCAAATTGTGAAACTTTTACGGCGCATCGTGCACATGCGTCTTCAAGTTTTACTTAATATTagatttcttattttaaaagtcTAATGTAAAAGTTGGGATTTAGTTGTAAAGTGCTGTTAGCAAGATGAACGACAACTTTAATTAGCTATTTTCATGCGaactttaagaaattttaatagttatgGCGTGAAAACTGGTCATATTTTACGATAATTGAGGTTTGCATTATTACTTCTGATGGGGTTTGCGCTGATTTATACGTGTTTAAAGCAGGAATATGCAGTGATTTTAACTGTGAATACATTACTCTATATACG
It encodes:
- the LOC136418078 gene encoding uncharacterized protein, whose translation is MEFTIFILAVFLLANDSFGLETNEAIKTQIKVLDPRDESEKLQFVKTRSGVESKVGNTEERIAADNGYGNPGDLIYRYRESNDVLQIREVIVLPEISSDIQEVQWYAVTPARRITSVRVLNFGRERAYTLRIDVAGNEAQAILRIPPNYDPRIMIEAYGF